Proteins found in one archaeon genomic segment:
- a CDS encoding right-handed parallel beta-helix repeat-containing protein yields MKGLSPAVAALALISMMLTPSIGVVATSSPTCGSTISGSVTLSADIGPCSGDGLLVGADGSSLNCAGHAIRGTGVNTGISVAGRDSVAVTKCKVIGFAVGYLVSASSNVLVAKSGATGNGRDGFVFDSSSNLKVTSDQALLNGWSGFHFSSSSLATLKGDSAKNNSASGFNLQSTSSSKLLSNTAKFNKDSGFWLRLSTSNTLRSDQALANGYAGFRFENSSSSLLKGSKSMQNALQGFYFYASTGNSVLGNTALRNGGGGFYETTGSNSNTLVGNSAVHDGSIGFFVDSSASNTLRSNTANFNTFYGFALHGVKNTVVSANKATSNAHDGFFLDGGSSNQLTSNKAITNGYAGFLLHDSSSNTLSTNSASKNSLVGYYLTGSSNLNALNVNLALSNGDVGFFISSASNNLTGNRANLNEDDGFVVWSTTSNFLKGNTAGYNKHDGYVVHSSTLITLASNVALRNSDTGFFLDSSSANTISSNASDLNHFWGYFDNSAGQGTAGTANTYSQNEGSGNGVAGSAPHGLCSPQS; encoded by the coding sequence ATGAAGGGTCTCTCACCTGCCGTCGCAGCTCTGGCTCTAATCTCGATGATGCTCACCCCCTCGATTGGGGTGGTTGCCACCTCCTCCCCCACCTGCGGCTCGACAATCTCTGGATCTGTCACCCTTAGCGCGGACATCGGCCCTTGCTCTGGTGACGGCCTGTTGGTCGGGGCAGACGGGAGTTCTCTCAATTGCGCGGGCCACGCAATACGCGGGACGGGAGTAAACACGGGGATCAGTGTCGCCGGGAGGGACTCCGTCGCAGTCACGAAGTGCAAGGTCATCGGTTTCGCTGTCGGCTACCTGGTCTCGGCATCGTCGAACGTCCTCGTCGCAAAGAGCGGGGCAACGGGGAACGGACGTGACGGATTCGTGTTCGACTCATCATCCAATCTGAAGGTCACATCAGATCAAGCACTCCTTAACGGCTGGTCGGGATTCCACTTCAGCTCTTCTTCGCTGGCGACCCTGAAGGGCGACTCGGCCAAGAACAACTCCGCGTCCGGCTTCAATCTCCAGTCTACTTCTTCGAGCAAGCTCCTTTCCAACACGGCTAAGTTCAACAAGGACTCCGGGTTCTGGCTTCGGCTCTCGACCTCCAACACACTTAGGTCCGACCAGGCCCTTGCGAACGGCTACGCGGGCTTCCGATTCGAGAACTCTTCTTCGAGCCTCCTGAAAGGGAGCAAGTCGATGCAGAACGCACTTCAGGGGTTCTACTTCTACGCCTCGACGGGCAATAGTGTGCTCGGCAACACTGCCCTTAGAAACGGAGGCGGGGGGTTCTACGAGACCACGGGGTCGAACTCCAATACGCTCGTGGGGAACAGCGCAGTGCACGACGGGTCCATCGGATTCTTCGTGGACTCCTCTGCTTCGAATACTCTGCGGAGCAACACTGCCAACTTCAACACCTTCTACGGATTCGCACTCCACGGCGTCAAGAACACCGTCGTCTCGGCAAACAAGGCGACGAGCAATGCCCACGATGGGTTCTTCCTCGATGGGGGGTCATCGAATCAGCTGACCTCCAATAAGGCTATCACGAACGGTTATGCCGGATTCCTGCTGCACGACTCCTCGAGCAACACACTCAGCACAAACAGCGCGTCGAAGAACTCTCTCGTTGGCTACTACCTGACCGGTTCTTCGAATCTGAACGCGCTAAATGTCAATCTCGCACTTTCCAACGGCGACGTGGGCTTCTTCATCAGCTCTGCCTCTAACAACCTAACTGGAAACAGGGCCAATCTGAACGAGGACGATGGTTTTGTGGTGTGGAGTACGACGTCGAACTTCCTCAAAGGAAACACAGCCGGCTACAACAAGCATGACGGATACGTGGTCCACAGCTCTACGCTAATCACGCTTGCGTCCAACGTCGCCCTCCGGAACTCTGACACCGGCTTTTTCCTCGACAGCTCCAGCGCGAACACCATCAGCTCAAACGCCTCTGACCTGAACCACTTCTGGGGTTACTTTGACAACAGCGCCGGCCAGGGCACCGCGGGGACGGCAAACACCTATTCTCAGAACGAGGGCAGTGGCAACGGAGTCGCAGGATCGGCTCCTCACGGTCTTTGCTCGCCGCAGTCATAG
- the asd gene encoding aspartate-semialdehyde dehydrogenase encodes MRELKAALLGATGAVGQRYVSMLGDHPYIKLERLMGGESAGKRYSDATRWLLPTDLPAEFASKRVLPASPKNASGCELVFSALPSEAASAIEPAFAKAGFQVVSEASAHRMDADVPLIVPEVNPDHLSLVETQRRRRRWPGSLATTPNCTVTGLAMVLKPLGDRFTLRKAIVTSMQAISGAGFPGVPSLLITENVIPYIKDEEDKVEAESRKILGAASKGSISPSGLEMAISCNRVPVVDGHLETLYAEFEEPVSPSEATKALSSFKGVPQELRLPTAPDRPIIVRQEHDRPQPRLDRLAGSVPGMSVVVGRIRKGIGRNSIQLTLLSHNTIRGAAGTAILTSELMASKGYLGR; translated from the coding sequence ATGAGGGAACTGAAGGCCGCCCTTCTGGGCGCGACGGGGGCGGTGGGCCAGAGGTACGTCTCGATGCTCGGCGACCATCCCTACATCAAACTCGAGCGGCTGATGGGCGGGGAGTCGGCGGGCAAGCGATACTCCGACGCCACGCGCTGGCTCCTCCCCACTGACCTGCCGGCCGAGTTCGCTTCAAAGAGAGTTCTCCCAGCGAGCCCGAAGAACGCCTCTGGTTGCGAACTGGTCTTCTCGGCTCTGCCTTCCGAGGCGGCTTCAGCCATCGAGCCTGCCTTCGCAAAGGCTGGGTTCCAAGTTGTCAGCGAAGCCTCGGCGCACCGGATGGACGCCGATGTTCCCCTCATAGTCCCCGAGGTCAATCCCGACCACTTGTCCCTGGTCGAAACCCAGAGGCGACGGCGGCGCTGGCCCGGGTCGCTCGCGACGACTCCCAACTGCACCGTCACCGGGCTCGCAATGGTCCTCAAGCCTCTCGGAGACCGCTTCACGCTCAGGAAAGCCATAGTCACTTCTATGCAGGCGATCTCAGGAGCCGGCTTCCCCGGAGTGCCGTCTCTCCTGATTACGGAGAACGTCATACCTTACATCAAGGACGAAGAGGACAAAGTCGAGGCTGAGTCGCGCAAGATCCTGGGGGCGGCGAGCAAAGGGTCCATCAGCCCGTCCGGCCTGGAGATGGCGATTTCGTGCAACCGGGTCCCGGTCGTCGACGGCCATCTCGAGACGCTCTACGCTGAGTTCGAGGAGCCGGTCAGCCCCTCCGAGGCGACGAAGGCCCTGAGCTCCTTCAAGGGGGTCCCGCAGGAGCTCCGCCTCCCCACCGCCCCCGACCGCCCGATAATCGTAAGGCAGGAGCACGACCGTCCCCAACCGAGGCTCGACAGGCTAGCCGGAAGCGTCCCGGGGATGAGCGTGGTCGTAGGGCGTATCCGGAAGGGGATAGGAAGGAACTCCATCCAGCTGACCCTGCTTTCGCACAACACAATCCGGGGTGCGGCCGGAACGGCCATCCTCACATCGGAGCTGATGGCATCCAAGGGGTACCTGGGCCGATAG
- a CDS encoding class I fructose-bisphosphate aldolase family protein, which yields MVTGKALRLSRTTSNGRMLCIPMDHSLTNGPIPGLEYPDEVVKAVAHGGATSVLAHKGFLRSLKEPPLIGTILHLSASTGMGPTPNRKVIVSSVQEGVRLGADAISLHINIGNAHEPEMLSQLGSVADECDSMQFPLIAMMYPRGEAVKDPSDPEVVAHVARVGAEAGADIVKTVYTGSAESFREVVRKCPVPVVLAGGSKVDSDQGLLEMAQAAMTAGAMGVTFGRNVFQHKDPAGIVRALRRVVIDRSSVAEGLESLKHA from the coding sequence ATGGTCACCGGAAAGGCGCTCAGGCTCTCTAGGACGACCAGCAACGGCAGGATGCTGTGCATACCGATGGACCACTCACTCACGAACGGCCCGATACCAGGCCTGGAGTACCCGGACGAAGTAGTCAAAGCCGTGGCCCACGGCGGGGCGACCTCTGTCCTGGCCCACAAGGGCTTCCTCCGCTCGCTGAAAGAGCCTCCCCTGATAGGCACGATACTACACCTTTCCGCCAGTACGGGCATGGGCCCCACCCCGAATCGCAAGGTGATCGTCTCGTCAGTCCAGGAGGGGGTCAGGCTTGGTGCCGACGCGATATCCCTCCACATCAACATCGGCAACGCCCATGAGCCAGAGATGCTCTCTCAGCTGGGCTCTGTCGCGGACGAGTGCGACTCGATGCAATTCCCCCTCATCGCCATGATGTACCCGAGAGGGGAGGCAGTCAAGGACCCCTCAGACCCCGAGGTGGTCGCTCACGTCGCAAGAGTAGGCGCCGAGGCTGGGGCTGACATCGTGAAGACAGTTTACACCGGCAGCGCGGAGTCCTTCAGGGAGGTGGTGAGAAAATGCCCCGTGCCGGTAGTGCTCGCAGGAGGCTCGAAGGTCGACTCGGACCAGGGCCTCCTCGAAATGGCTCAGGCTGCAATGACTGCCGGTGCCATGGGCGTCACCTTCGGGCGCAACGTCTTCCAACACAAGGACCCGGCAGGGATCGTCCGCGCGCTCCGACGTGTAGTCATCGACCGTAGCTCAGTCGCAGAGGGGTTGGAGTCGCTGAAGCATGCCTGA
- a CDS encoding 3-dehydroquinate synthase II gives MPEPHKEVVLRVGPEGLSAETARLAREVGVTRVISEPGGADSDRLGGLELVTISEEPGPENSSWIVIRGAADVARAVDASARRQPFVVVECADWTVIPLENLVAEFRRRGKKILAYAATAQDVETAFGVLEKGVDGVVVPPALLGSARSLSRGRSGEVAVVAAKVTRVVDAGLGDRACIDTTSELENGQGLLVGSRANFFFLVHGETIPSQYIPARPFRVNAGALHSYVLSPDGNTRYLSELEPPDRVRIVDSRGGWREATVGRVKIERRPLVLVEAESGGASGTVILQKAETIRLVRPDGTAVSVTDLKPGESVLAHTEASAGRHFGGEVDERIVEK, from the coding sequence ATGCCTGAGCCCCACAAAGAAGTCGTCCTGAGGGTCGGTCCCGAAGGCCTTAGTGCCGAAACAGCAAGGCTCGCCCGTGAAGTCGGGGTGACACGTGTCATCTCGGAGCCCGGGGGGGCCGACTCGGATCGCCTCGGCGGCCTTGAGCTGGTAACCATCTCGGAAGAGCCGGGCCCGGAGAATTCCAGTTGGATCGTAATTCGAGGCGCAGCAGACGTGGCCCGCGCGGTCGACGCCAGCGCGAGGCGACAGCCATTCGTGGTCGTCGAATGCGCCGACTGGACAGTGATTCCGCTCGAGAACCTGGTGGCCGAGTTCAGGAGGAGGGGCAAGAAGATCCTCGCGTACGCAGCCACAGCGCAGGACGTCGAGACCGCTTTCGGCGTCCTTGAGAAGGGAGTAGACGGTGTCGTGGTCCCCCCCGCGTTGCTAGGCTCCGCGAGGTCTCTCTCACGCGGCAGAAGCGGCGAAGTGGCGGTGGTGGCGGCCAAGGTGACTAGGGTCGTCGACGCAGGGCTCGGGGACCGCGCGTGCATCGACACGACCTCCGAGCTGGAGAACGGTCAGGGGTTGCTCGTGGGGAGCAGGGCGAACTTCTTCTTCCTTGTGCACGGAGAGACTATTCCCTCGCAATACATCCCCGCCCGGCCCTTCAGGGTCAACGCCGGAGCCCTTCACTCCTACGTACTCTCCCCCGACGGGAATACAAGGTACCTCTCCGAACTCGAGCCGCCGGACAGGGTTAGGATCGTAGACTCCCGAGGAGGCTGGCGAGAAGCCACCGTGGGCCGAGTCAAGATTGAGCGGAGGCCCTTGGTCCTCGTCGAGGCCGAGTCCGGCGGGGCGTCAGGAACGGTGATACTCCAGAAAGCAGAGACCATCCGACTGGTCCGGCCCGACGGGACTGCGGTCTCGGTGACCGACCTCAAGCCTGGCGAGTCCGTGCTCGCGCACACGGAGGCATCCGCGGGACGCCACTTCGGCGGTGAAGTTGACGAGCGCATCGTCGAGAAGTAA
- a CDS encoding type I 3-dehydroquinate dehydratase, with amino-acid sequence MLCTSISGQSIDDLSSGAGEALSIGSDLVEFRLDTLRDPRPGSLGQLATFLDRAVLTVRRPGEGGRFPGTESERLTLIRAAIDQKPAYLDIELETLESYPDLLSSLSSTRLIASWHDLGRTPPAGDLTRVLQRARNYRGVPKIVTTATSPADNLSVLSLYKGSGEPPAAFCMGELGIFSRVMAMKYGSPISYVSLPGRSVAPGQLDLKTALELRRRLSNA; translated from the coding sequence ATGCTCTGCACCTCGATCTCGGGACAGTCGATCGACGACCTGTCAAGTGGAGCGGGAGAAGCGCTTTCCATCGGTTCGGACCTCGTAGAGTTCAGGCTCGACACCCTTCGAGACCCTAGACCCGGGAGCCTCGGCCAGCTGGCAACCTTCCTCGACCGCGCCGTCTTAACAGTCCGCCGCCCCGGAGAGGGAGGACGCTTCCCTGGCACGGAGTCAGAGAGGCTGACCCTCATTCGCGCGGCAATCGATCAGAAGCCTGCCTACCTGGACATCGAGCTCGAGACCCTCGAGTCTTACCCGGACCTCCTCTCCTCCCTTTCGTCAACAAGACTGATCGCCTCCTGGCACGACCTGGGCAGGACCCCTCCAGCCGGGGACCTGACGCGGGTTCTTCAGCGCGCGAGGAATTATCGAGGAGTGCCCAAGATAGTCACGACAGCTACTTCTCCGGCCGACAACCTCTCGGTCCTGTCTCTGTACAAGGGCTCGGGGGAGCCTCCTGCCGCTTTCTGCATGGGAGAACTGGGGATCTTCTCCCGGGTTATGGCGATGAAGTACGGCTCGCCGATCTCGTATGTCTCCCTCCCGGGAAGGTCAGTCGCGCCCGGACAGCTGGACTTGAAGACGGCTCTTGAGCTGAGGAGGCGACTGTCCAACGCCTGA
- a CDS encoding shikimate kinase: MIGSATSMGAISVVNALASGKGATVAVSLPTWVKVDIRPTPGPWSVSVNGKPVNPGLAEETISRTLLSEGKDSTKHSGKVETISPVPRGVGLKTSSSSSVAIALATLSALGHKEFDPEVVLGLSVESSLAAAVSVTGALDDAASCLLGGTNFADNARRKLTGAKKLGARHPVLIHVPPIRTRRGSVNLDQVRVFSEAADEILTLAQNGQHWNALTLNGLLYSSVYQYDPGPALSAIEAGALGAGLSGTGPATAAVFEPDAELERAKRAWDAAGGFILETTTTDEGAKIGV, from the coding sequence ATGATCGGCTCGGCCACCTCCATGGGCGCCATCAGCGTGGTCAACGCGCTCGCCTCCGGCAAGGGCGCGACCGTTGCCGTCTCCCTCCCCACCTGGGTCAAGGTCGACATCAGACCCACCCCTGGCCCTTGGAGCGTCTCGGTAAATGGGAAGCCTGTCAACCCTGGCCTCGCCGAGGAGACCATCAGCAGGACACTCCTCTCGGAAGGAAAGGACTCGACAAAGCACTCAGGTAAAGTCGAAACCATCTCTCCCGTCCCTCGCGGCGTGGGCCTCAAGACGTCCTCTTCCTCCTCGGTCGCGATAGCCCTCGCCACGCTTTCAGCGCTTGGACACAAGGAATTCGACCCGGAGGTGGTCCTGGGCCTAAGCGTGGAGTCGTCTCTGGCCGCCGCTGTGAGTGTCACCGGTGCCCTCGACGACGCCGCCTCCTGCCTCCTCGGAGGGACCAACTTCGCTGACAACGCTAGAAGGAAGCTGACCGGGGCGAAGAAGCTCGGGGCCCGCCACCCGGTCCTCATCCACGTCCCTCCCATCAGGACTCGCAGGGGGAGTGTGAACCTGGACCAGGTCAGAGTCTTCTCTGAGGCCGCGGACGAAATCCTCACGCTGGCGCAGAACGGTCAGCACTGGAACGCACTCACGCTCAACGGACTTCTCTACTCCTCAGTCTACCAGTACGACCCCGGGCCAGCGCTGTCAGCGATCGAGGCCGGAGCCCTCGGCGCGGGCCTATCCGGCACGGGCCCTGCAACAGCTGCGGTCTTCGAGCCGGACGCCGAGCTCGAGAGAGCGAAGAGGGCCTGGGACGCTGCTGGCGGATTCATCTTGGAGACGACCACCACGGACGAGGGAGCCAAGATTGGAGTCTAG
- the aroA gene encoding 3-phosphoshikimate 1-carboxyvinyltransferase, protein MESSVRVSADGHLEGTVAVPPSKSYTHRAVVMASLAEGQSRIAGPLLSRDTRATIGACAAMGARILDEDSLLEITGTAPRSPKEVVDVENSGSTLRFMTSVFSLAPEGSSTLTGDASIRTRPMQPLLDALGELGVDARSTRGNGCAPIVVRGGGMRGGRANMRGDVSSQFVSSILISSPLARSDTTIEVSNAVSKPYLEATLRLSRLFGASIDRDGYSRFAISGGQAYRPTDFRVPGDYSSASFIMAAVAIAGGRVVFTGLDDSLPQGDSAFAGILTSLGVRVARSNGSVTVEADGKAIAGGTFDLSNTPDLLPAVSVLALRASSPIEVTGVAHARFKETDRIRVLSTELRKSGVRVEERDDGVKIEPSTSLNKCVLDAHDDHRMFMAFALASLASGGRVAVLGEDSLDVSYPQFLNDMERIGAAVARE, encoded by the coding sequence TTGGAGTCTAGCGTCCGCGTCTCCGCGGATGGGCACCTGGAAGGCACTGTGGCCGTCCCCCCGAGCAAGAGCTACACTCACCGCGCCGTGGTGATGGCGAGCCTTGCCGAAGGCCAGAGCAGGATCGCCGGGCCCCTCCTCTCCCGAGACACCAGGGCGACCATCGGCGCCTGCGCAGCGATGGGAGCAAGAATTCTCGACGAGGACAGCCTCCTAGAAATCACCGGGACGGCTCCCCGCTCACCCAAGGAGGTGGTCGACGTCGAGAACTCCGGCTCTACGTTGAGGTTCATGACCTCGGTTTTCTCCCTAGCCCCGGAAGGCTCGTCCACCCTGACTGGCGACGCCAGCATAAGGACCAGGCCCATGCAGCCCCTCCTCGATGCCCTTGGCGAGCTGGGCGTCGACGCCAGGTCCACCAGAGGGAACGGATGCGCCCCAATAGTCGTCCGAGGCGGCGGGATGAGAGGCGGCAGGGCCAACATGAGGGGCGACGTCTCCTCGCAGTTCGTCTCTTCGATCCTGATCTCGAGCCCGCTGGCCCGCAGCGACACGACCATCGAGGTCTCGAACGCTGTCTCGAAGCCCTATCTCGAGGCGACCCTGCGCCTCTCGAGGCTATTCGGCGCCTCGATCGACAGGGACGGCTACTCCCGCTTCGCGATATCCGGAGGCCAGGCCTACAGACCGACGGACTTCCGCGTTCCAGGAGACTACTCTTCTGCGTCCTTCATCATGGCAGCCGTCGCAATCGCCGGGGGCAGGGTGGTCTTCACCGGCCTGGACGACTCGCTTCCCCAAGGCGACTCTGCGTTCGCGGGGATCCTGACCAGCCTAGGGGTTCGGGTGGCAAGGTCGAACGGCTCGGTGACCGTCGAGGCGGACGGCAAGGCGATTGCCGGGGGGACCTTCGACCTCAGCAACACGCCCGACCTCCTCCCAGCGGTGTCTGTGTTGGCCCTAAGGGCGAGCTCTCCGATCGAAGTCACAGGGGTGGCGCACGCCCGGTTCAAGGAGACCGACCGAATCAGGGTCCTCTCGACCGAGCTCCGAAAGTCTGGGGTCAGGGTAGAGGAGAGGGACGACGGCGTGAAGATCGAGCCTTCTACATCGCTCAACAAGTGCGTCCTCGACGCCCACGACGACCACCGGATGTTCATGGCCTTCGCCCTGGCCTCTCTAGCCTCCGGAGGGCGTGTGGCGGTCCTCGGGGAGGATTCGCTCGACGTCTCCTACCCTCAGTTTTTGAACGACATGGAACGGATAGGCGCCGCGGTGGCACGGGAATGA
- the aroC gene encoding chorismate synthase, whose protein sequence is MSGNLVGERFILMTFGESHGKVVGAVLDGCPAGLALSESDIQAELDLRKPGQSIVTTTRREEDRVEIMSGVFNGMTTGAPIMMMIRNEDKDPRAYEAIKATPRPGHADFVASRKYGGFNDYRGGGRFSGRITASFVMGGAIAKKLLREALGVEIVAYSLEIGGVVAEGFDFEQAKANRYSNEVRAPTASAAEEMKRKIIEVRGKGNSLGGVVECVATNLPVGLGEPVFASLDSDLARIVLSIPAVKGVEFGSGFSSARSTGLENNDEFAFEGQKVVTRSNNAGGILGGLSNGMPLLYRVAFKPASSIASKQSTVDLTSGKEAELVVPGRHDPTVVPRAVPVVESVTALTLADHAMRAGLIPPVIGRSG, encoded by the coding sequence ATGAGCGGCAACCTCGTCGGCGAGAGATTCATCCTCATGACCTTTGGCGAGAGTCACGGCAAGGTCGTGGGCGCCGTCTTGGACGGCTGCCCTGCCGGCCTGGCCCTGTCAGAGTCGGACATCCAAGCCGAGCTCGACCTCCGCAAGCCAGGCCAGTCGATAGTCACGACGACCCGCAGAGAGGAGGACAGGGTCGAGATAATGTCGGGAGTCTTCAACGGTATGACAACCGGCGCACCGATAATGATGATGATCAGGAACGAGGACAAGGACCCGAGGGCCTACGAGGCGATTAAAGCCACGCCGCGCCCCGGCCACGCAGACTTCGTCGCGAGCAGAAAGTACGGAGGCTTCAACGACTACCGGGGAGGGGGCCGCTTCTCAGGAAGGATCACCGCCTCCTTCGTGATGGGCGGAGCAATCGCCAAGAAGCTTCTCAGGGAGGCCCTCGGAGTCGAAATCGTGGCGTACTCCCTCGAGATCGGCGGGGTGGTCGCGGAAGGGTTCGACTTCGAGCAGGCAAAGGCGAACCGGTACTCCAACGAGGTCAGGGCCCCCACGGCCAGCGCCGCTGAAGAGATGAAGCGGAAGATCATAGAAGTCAGAGGCAAGGGCAACAGCCTCGGAGGCGTCGTCGAGTGCGTCGCCACGAACCTCCCCGTGGGCCTCGGCGAGCCCGTCTTTGCATCACTCGACTCTGACCTTGCGAGGATAGTCCTCTCCATCCCTGCCGTCAAGGGAGTGGAGTTCGGGTCCGGCTTCTCATCTGCCCGCTCCACGGGCCTGGAAAACAATGACGAGTTCGCCTTCGAGGGTCAGAAGGTGGTCACAAGGTCCAACAACGCGGGCGGGATACTCGGGGGGCTCTCCAACGGGATGCCCCTTCTTTATCGCGTGGCCTTCAAGCCGGCGTCCTCGATCGCATCTAAACAGAGCACGGTCGACCTGACCTCCGGGAAGGAAGCAGAGCTCGTCGTCCCGGGGAGGCACGACCCGACCGTCGTCCCGAGGGCAGTCCCGGTCGTCGAAAGCGTGACAGCCCTGACCCTCGCGGACCACGCGATGAGGGCCGGGCTAATCCCCCCTGTAATCGGACGGAGCGGCTGA
- a CDS encoding aminotransferase class I/II-fold pyridoxal phosphate-dependent enzyme — protein sequence MESQGSISELRTQIAETTREIIKLAGQRNKLARRVGALKSSQSLPAEDERVEDALLKQVLSECDHSGLERSAGLRIFRVLLEESKKTQGLSDLPSPMLRAAKAMALQSKGVRVIRLDVGEPDFRPPKRVLEACTEALLGFKTHYTGPRGIPELLTAIREYVKRKQGTQVDPDQVMATPSGRFAVYAALASTVHEGESAIVLEPNWPAYREILNHLHAKPITIRTTLEGKWAPSLEEIESAVRPNTRALILSFPNNPTGKIIDPRLYKSIMRLADEKDLTVISDEIYNEYSYRKCPSVLDSPPRKFVLTASFSKTWAMTGFRVGYAVSSKETISSMAKVASLTVTSVPEFIQYGAIEALKADLEVRRNVKTIRSRIEAVSEALAEIPSLEFTKPEGAMYFFPRLKRYRGGGERFCDDLLEKGVSVTPGTSFGDYHDFFRISLGQPEETVLEGVSRIGGLLA from the coding sequence TTGGAGTCGCAGGGATCCATCTCCGAGCTCAGGACCCAGATCGCGGAGACCACGCGAGAGATCATCAAGCTGGCAGGACAGCGCAACAAGCTCGCCCGTAGGGTCGGGGCCCTAAAGTCAAGTCAGTCCCTTCCCGCGGAGGACGAGAGAGTGGAGGACGCGCTGCTCAAGCAAGTCCTCTCCGAGTGCGACCACTCCGGCCTGGAGAGGTCGGCGGGGCTCAGGATCTTCCGCGTCCTCCTCGAAGAGTCAAAGAAGACCCAGGGCCTCTCAGACCTTCCCTCTCCGATGCTCAGGGCAGCCAAAGCGATGGCCCTCCAGAGCAAGGGCGTGAGGGTGATCAGGCTCGACGTAGGGGAGCCGGACTTCCGCCCTCCAAAGCGAGTCCTAGAAGCCTGCACCGAGGCCCTCTTGGGGTTCAAGACCCACTACACTGGTCCCCGCGGAATACCAGAACTCCTGACGGCAATCAGAGAATACGTCAAGAGAAAGCAGGGCACCCAGGTCGACCCCGACCAGGTGATGGCGACCCCGAGCGGGAGGTTCGCAGTTTACGCCGCCCTCGCCAGCACAGTCCACGAGGGGGAGAGCGCCATCGTTCTCGAGCCAAACTGGCCAGCCTACAGGGAAATCCTCAATCACCTCCACGCAAAGCCGATCACGATCCGCACTACGCTGGAGGGGAAGTGGGCCCCTTCCTTGGAGGAGATAGAAAGCGCGGTCCGTCCCAATACCAGGGCCCTCATCCTGAGCTTCCCCAACAACCCCACGGGGAAGATAATCGACCCGCGCCTCTACAAATCCATTATGCGGCTCGCCGACGAGAAGGACCTCACGGTCATCAGCGACGAGATCTACAACGAGTACTCTTATCGCAAGTGTCCCAGTGTCCTTGACTCTCCCCCGAGGAAGTTCGTCCTCACCGCATCCTTCTCCAAGACCTGGGCGATGACCGGGTTCCGAGTCGGATACGCAGTCTCCTCCAAGGAGACCATCTCCTCGATGGCCAAGGTCGCCTCCCTGACTGTGACCTCTGTGCCGGAGTTCATCCAGTACGGGGCAATCGAGGCGCTCAAGGCTGACCTTGAGGTCCGCAGGAACGTGAAGACAATTCGCTCAAGGATCGAGGCTGTCTCCGAAGCCCTCGCGGAGATCCCCTCCCTCGAGTTCACCAAGCCCGAAGGGGCGATGTACTTCTTCCCTCGTCTGAAGAGGTACAGAGGCGGCGGGGAGAGGTTCTGTGACGACCTGCTCGAGAAGGGCGTCAGCGTGACTCCGGGCACCTCGTTCGGCGACTACCACGACTTCTTCAGAATCTCCCTGGGGCAGCCGGAAGAGACAGTTCTCGAAGGCGTCTCTCGAATCGGGGGGCTCCTCGCTTGA
- a CDS encoding prephenate dehydrogenase: protein MKVAVLGSSGAMGRFFASYFVARGDEVVGYDLSPPDHPVKGLTLARSTKEAAERADIVLVAVPMPKTLAVVRRVSRHLRKGSTLIEISSVKGNSLRPLRLAVSLTGARLLSIHPLFGPAARRVGMKFCVIGGRSDIASARRLFPRSVLIPMSQQGHDRAMAYVLSLVQLTNLAFLSTIAKGMGLEQFGRAASPIASAQLSVARATLSQDPSLFSSIQTLNPYARETLSSMVGELTRLQGLLAKNDSKGLQRSYEGTSKRQSRSELQGSLRAVYSLV, encoded by the coding sequence TTGAAGGTCGCTGTCCTCGGCTCATCGGGCGCGATGGGCAGGTTCTTCGCATCGTACTTCGTCGCAAGGGGGGACGAAGTCGTAGGGTACGACCTGTCACCTCCCGACCATCCGGTCAAGGGTCTCACCCTGGCCCGCTCGACCAAGGAAGCGGCAGAGAGGGCCGACATCGTCCTCGTCGCCGTCCCGATGCCTAAGACGTTGGCCGTAGTCCGGCGCGTTTCGAGGCATCTTCGGAAGGGCTCTACGCTGATCGAGATCAGTTCGGTCAAAGGGAATTCCCTCAGGCCCCTGAGGCTCGCAGTATCCCTGACAGGCGCCCGCCTCCTCTCCATTCATCCTCTATTCGGCCCCGCAGCGCGGCGCGTCGGGATGAAGTTCTGCGTCATTGGCGGGCGGAGCGACATAGCTTCCGCGCGTAGGCTCTTCCCCCGGTCGGTGCTGATACCCATGAGCCAGCAGGGACACGACAGGGCGATGGCCTACGTCCTTTCGCTGGTCCAGCTGACCAACCTCGCCTTCCTCTCCACTATCGCAAAGGGGATGGGGCTCGAGCAATTCGGCCGCGCAGCCTCGCCCATCGCATCGGCCCAGCTGTCAGTCGCCAGAGCGACCCTCTCCCAGGATCCCTCGCTCTTCTCTTCCATCCAGACACTGAATCCCTACGCCCGCGAAACCCTCTCTTCGATGGTGGGAGAACTGACTAGGCTGCAGGGTCTCCTCGCCAAGAACGACTCGAAGGGCCTCCAGCGGAGCTACGAAGGCACTTCAAAGAGGCAGAGCCGTTCCGAGCTCCAAGGTTCGCTGCGGGCCGTCTATTCGCTGGTCTAG